The following coding sequences are from one Thamnophis elegans isolate rThaEle1 chromosome 5, rThaEle1.pri, whole genome shotgun sequence window:
- the YIPF1 gene encoding protein YIPF1, whose product MAAVDDFKFQEFDDAANLLAANPDAVTISIDKPTEKPKKKHGHLQESGREEDDELLETDDSDKTELLAGQKKSAPFWTFEYYQTFFDVDTYQVLDRIKGSVFPVPGKNFVRLYVRSNPDLYGPFWICATLVFAVAISGNLSKFFIHLGKRDFHYVPDFRKVSIAATAIYAYAWLVPLALWGFLMWRNNKVVNIVSYSFLEIVCVYGYSLFIYIPTAILWIIPQKVLRWVLVVFALCLSGSVLVMTFWPAVRDDNRRIAMATIVTVVLLHALLAVGCLAYFFDAPELEVLSLTTVFPPNGTIEVTKAQ is encoded by the exons ATGGCTGCTGTGGATGACTTCAAATTCCAAG AATTTGACGATGCAGCCAATTTGTTGGCAGCCAATCCAGATGCTGTCACTATAAGTATTGATAAACCTACtgaaaaaccaaagaaaaaacATGGACACTTGCAAGAATCTGGAAGAGAAGAAGACGATGAACTTCTGGAGACAGATGATTCTGATAAAACTGAG TTGCTTGCTGGGCAGAAGAAAAGTGCTCCATTCTGGACATTTGAATATTATCAGACATTTTTTGATGTGGATACGTACCAG GTTTTGGACAGAATCAAAGGTTCTGTATTTCCAGTGCCAGGGAAAAACTTCGTGAGACTGTACGTTCGGAGTAATCCCGATCTTTATG GTCCGTTTTGGATATGTGCCACCCTAGTCTTTGCTGTTGCAATTAGCGGTAACCTTTCAAAATTCTTCATCCATCTGGGTAAACGTGATTTTCATTATGTGCCAGATTTCCGCAAAG TCTCCATAGCTGCGACAGCCATCTATGCTTATGCTTGGCTAGTTCCTCTCGCTCTCTGGGGATTCCTTATGTGGAGAAATAATAAAGTTGTGAACATTGTCTCCTACTCGTTTCTCGAGATTGTGTGTGTTTATGGCTATTCACTCTTCATCTACATACCAACAGCG ATTTTATGGATCATTCCACAGAAAGTTCTCCGATGGGTTCTGGTAGTATTTGCTCTGTGTCTTTCAGGATCTGTTCTAGTAATGACATTTTGGCCTGCCGTGAGAGATGACAACCGGAGAATCGCAATGGCTACAATTGTAACAGTTGTTCTTCTTCATGCCTTACTGGCTGTTGGTTGCTTG GCATACTTTTTTGATGCCCCTGAACTGGAAGTCCTTTCATTGACTACAGTATTTCCACCTAATGGAACAATAGAAGTAACAAAGGCTCAGTAA